The genomic region TCTGCTCCCAATGGATTTAGGAGGGAAAAGTGGTCTGGGGGCTCATCCTAGGGCTCTGTGACCCAGTGCCCATATCAGGGGCCTCTCTGACCTGTCCTCTGTCTTCAGACAGACAGACTGCTCTTACCACTAACATTGCTGCTGCTTTTAATTCAAACCAAGATTATTTTTTAGCGCCTCCTCCCTCTGCAACAAAGGTCTAGAGTTCAGTGctgagatttctctctctttctcacacccctccccccattagAGACCAACAGGGCCACCTGTAGACATGGTTACCCCTACTGGGTTACAGGTGGACCAAGACCAAGGAGCTGAGGGAGGGGAGGTCGGGAGGAGGACAGGGAAAGAAACAGGACGTCAAAGTCCAgctcagttctttctttttaattcatccattcaaccaATGCATTCTGGGGATAAGGCAGTCAATACAGTAGAAAGATAATACACAGAAAGTTCTCAAATTTGAAAAAGCAACAGAACCACCTGGGGGGCTTGTTAGACAGGCTGCTGGCCCCCACTTCCCCAAATTTCATGTAAAGCCCTTACTATATGCTTAGGGAATGGTAAGTGCACAATAAAAGTAGTAGTAGTGCTACGGTGAAAAAGGTTCCAAAACTAGTAAAGCACTCTTATAAATGTGGGAGTTGTCTGATGTCAATAATTCGGTTCTTATGTAAAACTAATGAAAATTATCCTAAAATATATGATAACAAAAAGCTTCCacacataaaataatgaattaccTCCATTAAACAGGGTGTTGGCCTCTTCAAGGACCTCTGTTAACTTGTCGCTGGCATTCAATATATCCTCCcggttttctatttaaaaaaaatacaagcttTGGGAAGCGCGCTCATCATTCGCTAACAAATGGCTGACAAAGTAACCAGCTGCAGCAACACAGCCAAGCCCCGCCCCCTGCTCCCCAGGGGATTTACTTCCAACAGCTTTATCTCTTTAACCAAAACTACCAGGCAAGAGAAAGATGACTGTACCCCCTTAGCAGAATGAACTTTAAAAGGGGACCCACTTGGCTCCCCCTAAACTTCACCCAAAGGCTCCACTCCTGCAGCCTCTGAGGAGCGCTcctaacagtggttctcaaactctgcaagccacaggATCCCCTGGGCCACCTAGAGTTTCAGACTGGATAGGTCCAGAGTGCGGTCcgggaatttgcatttctgacagtTCACGGGCGACGCTGCCGCGGGCGGGCGACCACTCGCTGGGAACCGCTGGATGCAAGAGAAGGAGCCCGGGCTCCGCATGCCGTCTCTCCCCCTTCCCGACCGTCTGCGCTCGTACGAGCGCCCGACCGCGCCTGGCCTCCGGCGGTGCCGTCCTGCTCCTCAGGGACCTGCGCGCCCCGGCCAAGGTCGTGCAGCGCTATCCGTACGACGGATACGCGAGCGCCCCGCAAGCCAATCGAGGCGCGGCCGGGCCCCGGCCGCCGCCCCGCGCGCCCGCCCCGCGCCCGCGCCGCCCCGCCTTACGTTGGACCGAGTTGATGAGCGCCCGGTACTGATGGCGGATCTGGCGGCACAGGCCGTGGTCGGTCTCCGCCTCCAAGCTCGCCGGATCCATCATCTCGTCCCCGGAATCCGACGGCTCCGTTTCCTCCAGGCTCGGGCGCTCCGGGGCCTCCCTGCGCTCGGGCGCGGCGCCGCGGCGGGACACGGGCGACAGCGGGGACCGCGAACGGGAGCGGGAGCAGGTGCGATCCCGGTGCGGGtcgcggccccggccccggccctcGGACCGGCGGCCGCTGCCGTCCCCAGACATCGCGCCAAGCCGCCCTGCAACTTCGCAACGGCGGAAGTTCGCGCCAGAAACTGAAAGCCCTGCTCTGCGCGAGCGCTTGCTCCCTGTGGAACGCCGCAACCGGGCCGGCGCGAGAGCACAGCGACGCCTGTGGCGGGAGGCCGACGGCGGGGCCGAGATcgggggcgcagtggttagaGCGCCGCCGGGCCGGCACCAGGCGCAGCGCACGCCCCTGACCTTTCACGCCCCTGATGTTTGATATACTGAGATCCCACTTACTCCACACTGGAAGGTGCTTAGGATCTTGGTTGTCTGGTCCCGCGTGCCGGCCCCAACAGACTGGGAAAGGGTCTCTGGCTCTCCGGGACACAGCCACAGCCTTGAAACAAATTCTTAGCATTCCTCCAGGTGAAAATTCATTCCAAGCGCCAGACAGAAATACCTGGGACATTTCCCGGTCATGGGCACGCAGCCCATGTTTGTTGATCGAGGCTCCTGCAGTTAAGCAGGATGAGCGGTGGACTTGGAGATAAGAGCTGCGATTCTGCCActatctgtgaacttagttcctTGAGCCGTCCTTGGGGGGGACCAAATGTGGTTTATAAACAGCTGGCAATCCCACTCTTTTTGAGGACAGAAGAAgtaatgaacaaacaaaaaattcacaagtttttttggttttctcatAGTAAACTCTGTTAACCATCGCTTCTAAATATCTACATCTTGACAGTTTATGTTCATAATTGGTCCTCAAACTAAAAGATTCTAAAATACCTTCAAATGGGTCTAAGAACGATGAAATTATATTCCTATAGTTTTAaagataaatggatgaatttcATTCCATGTATTTTGGAATTTCATTCCATGTATTGCAATGTTTGTCAAGCGTTCTCTTTGGTGTTGAGAACACATTTTCTCAAAGGAACATTATATGTTGAGTTACTACACGAGTCTACAAAAATACCATTTTATGAATCAGGTATAGTCAGCTTGAGTAAGCACTATTCATTGCTGCCCAACACATATATCTCACCTCACTCCTGCTTCACCTGGATTTCAGGAAAGGTATGCTCTGGCACCTGCTTCATTGGATGAAGCGTGATTGGTCTAAATGAATCATGGTAATCTCATCCCCCTTCCCCAATGACTGGGCTAGGGATAGGACTTGATCCAGTTCTGGACAGTGACATGAGAGGGAGCTTCCCATTTGGATGACACACAAAGCCTCCGGAAAAGAAAGCCTTTACCCCCATCCTCACTCTTCTTTGTGATGCTGGCATGAGGAAATGGAGCCTGCACGATGACAACCGTCTACTACTGATGACATGACAAGCATCAGAAAAGACCAGAATACTGGGGACACTGGAGAGGAAGGATGGACATGGCTGAATTGCTGAGTGACTTGGAGTCTGCCTACCTCCAGACTCCTCGTTAAGTAAGCCACAGATATCCTGTGGTTTAGGCCACCGTTAATTGTTTTGTAATTGCTACTTGCAGCTCAGTGCGTTGGAACTGAAACAAATACTTAGCATTCTTCCAGGTGGAAATTTCTTCCACACTCCAGACAAAAACCCCTGGAACATTTCATTGAATTCAACAAGCTTTTGATGTGTATTAATAGGCCAGACACTCAGCAAACCAAGCAGGTCACAAAGACGGCTGAGAGACTTGTCTTTGCCTTCCAGGGTCTCACCAGGAGACAGATATGAAACCGATCCTAAAATTCCtgtggaaatgcaagggacccagaatagccaaaataacctTGAAAAAGGCAGACAAAGTTGGAAGGACTCACACTTAATtccaaaacttattacaaagctatagtaattaagactgTGATACTGTCATAAGGACAGACATAAacatcaatggaatagaattgaaagtcagaaataaacccatacatctatggtcaCTGGCCAGTCATTACCACTTCTGGGCCTGACAGGTCAGAGGAAGAAGCAGTGTTACCAGAGCCCAATGAAGGCTAAAGCCACGAAGAAGCGTCCATCAGACAGGAGCTCTGGTCCTAGAGGGATGCAGCTATGCCAGGAAAAGAGACAGTGCTAAGCAAAGAGGAAGTGGGGGCTGAAATaccctggtctctctctctcaacatcgCCCCTATGCTTACCTCCTATTGGCTGATGCCAACACGAAGCCACAGGGCAAGAGAACCTGGGTGATGTAGTCCATAGATCAGTCTCTGGGCAGAACACGGCCAAGGAAGATCGGGATGGATATGAGGTAGGGGTGAGGACAAATGGACAATAACCAGGTTGGTGGGTAAAGGGTGTATCAGAGTCTATTCagctaaaaataatagaaaccCCACTATAGTGCCTTCACCAAATAGGTATAATTTTTCTTGTGAAACTAGAAGTCTTGAAGTAAGCATTGGCTTAATTGCCTCAGCCAGCAATGGCACATGTCACTGTTGCTTGCAGTCTATTGGTCAGGTCTGGTCACATGGCCCGACCTAACTGTAAGGGAGCCTGggaaacattttctgtttctgtttctccatctcttcttctGTACTGTCGGAGCTCATTTTCCACCatagaagccaaaaaaaaaaagccagatattCACCTTTCCTCCGAACCTCCTTGGTAACTGTGATGGAATGTGGCACAATCTTGACCAATGGGACTAAGGAGAAACCTATGGAAGGTCTTCTCAAAAATGTCTTCtccacaataaaaattaacacCAAGAGGAAATGTTCCTATTTAGCCAAAAGTATCATGTCCACatgtgtttctcaaaatgtggcagccatcttgtgacacGTGAGGACAAATTAACATCACAAGGCAGCAAGAGTCCAAGTCCTTGTTGACATAACCAAGCTG from Physeter macrocephalus isolate SW-GA unplaced genomic scaffold, ASM283717v5 random_168, whole genome shotgun sequence harbors:
- the LOC114484923 gene encoding non-structural maintenance of chromosomes element 4 homolog A-like, whose protein sequence is MSGDGSGRRSEGRGRGRDPHRDRTCSRSRSRSPLSPVSRRGAAPERREAPERPSLEETEPSDSGDEMMDPASLEAETDHGLCRQIRHQYRALINSVQQNREDILNASDKLTEVLEEANTLFNGGNSLFYVWKLFVIIYFRIIFISFT